The sequence CGATCACGGGGGCCATGGCATTCGGCAGCACGTGGCGGACGATGATGACGGCCCGCGTCTGGCCCAGCGCGTGGGCGGCTTCCACGTAGACTTGCTCGCGGATCGACAGCACCGAGCCGCGCACCAGCCGGATGAACGCTGGCACGGCGCTGATGCCGACCGAGATGATGACGTTCTCCAGGCCGACGCCGAGCATCGCCACCAGCGACAGCGCCAGCAGAAAGCCAGGAAACGAGAGCAGGATGTCGGCGAAGCGCTGGATCACCAGGTCGGTAATACCGCCCTGGAAGCCGGAGATCGCTCCCAGCGGGACTCCCACCGCCAGACCGATGCCGACGGCCAGGAATCCGATCATGAGGGACAATCGCCCGCCGTGGAGGATGCGGGCCAGGATGTCGCGGCCCAGATGATCCATCCCGAGCGGGTGCTCCCACGAAGGCGGCCCCAACGCCCGGGCCAGGTTCTGGCGCGCCGGGTCCTCGGCGGTGAAGAGAGGCGCGGCCAGGCAGACGAGGCCGAGGCTCAGCAGCAGGGCGAGGCCGGCCA is a genomic window of Candidatus Methylomirabilota bacterium containing:
- a CDS encoding ABC transporter permease → AGLALLLSLGLVCLAAPLFTAEDPARQNLARALGPPSWEHPLGMDHLGRDILARILHGGRLSLMIGFLAVGIGLAVGVPLGAISGFQGGITDLVIQRFADILLSFPGFLLALSLVAMLGVGLENVIISVGISAVPAFIRLVRGSVLSIREQVYVEAAHALGQTRAVIIVRHVLPNAMAPVIVHSTLSLGFAILVAAGLGFLGLGVQPPTPEWGTMLGEGRQYIFRAPSLTMFPGLAIFLAVLGFNLFGDGLRDALDPRMRTL